A stretch of the Streptosporangium sp. NBC_01755 genome encodes the following:
- a CDS encoding YdcF family protein, translating to MTATVTAAPPESETETAARFPRGEAVHYREHAIELGVPAEAIIVEPRARNTGDNITLSRRLLEPLGVDSVLLVSKPYAERRAFATCRRLWPEVDVVCASDPLPLPDYVTTIGDEHLVIAMIVGSG from the coding sequence GTGACCGCGACCGTTACCGCGGCGCCGCCCGAGAGCGAGACGGAAACCGCCGCCCGGTTCCCCCGGGGAGAGGCCGTGCACTACCGGGAACACGCGATCGAGCTCGGCGTACCCGCAGAGGCCATCATCGTGGAGCCCCGTGCCCGCAACACCGGCGACAACATCACGCTCTCCCGCCGGCTGCTGGAACCCCTCGGGGTGGACTCCGTCCTGCTGGTCTCGAAGCCGTACGCGGAACGCCGTGCCTTCGCGACCTGCCGCAGGCTCTGGCCCGAGGTGGACGTCGTGTGCGCCTCCGACCCCCTCCCCCTGCCCGACTACGTGACGACCATCGGCGATGAGCACCTGGTCATCGCCATGATCGTTGGATCCGGATGA
- a CDS encoding SAM-dependent methyltransferase, which yields MDDPLIPWRGDLAAKIQPHIPHAARIWNYWMGGKDNFEADRAAGDAVAAVYPQIVTMAAQSRKFLTRAVRHLAAEAGIDQFLDIGTGLPTMQNTHEVAQQVTPHARIVYVDNDPMVLVHARALLRNTTPQGVTAYVDGDYHEPELILEDARNVLDFTRPIAVMFMGVLGYVEDFAVMRSIVSRVMDAVPSGSYLVLWDGTDTGEAVNEGSEKLAESGAVPYYLRRLDQLAECFADMELVEPGLAPITRWRPDTDDSPWIDAHGAVARKP from the coding sequence ATGGATGATCCTCTGATCCCCTGGCGCGGCGACCTGGCCGCGAAGATCCAGCCACATATTCCGCACGCGGCGCGGATCTGGAATTACTGGATGGGCGGCAAGGACAACTTCGAGGCGGACAGGGCGGCCGGCGACGCAGTCGCCGCGGTCTACCCCCAGATCGTGACGATGGCGGCGCAGTCGCGGAAGTTCCTCACCCGGGCGGTGCGTCACCTGGCCGCGGAGGCCGGAATCGACCAGTTCCTCGACATCGGCACCGGCCTGCCGACGATGCAGAACACCCACGAGGTGGCTCAGCAGGTCACGCCGCATGCGCGGATCGTCTACGTCGACAACGACCCCATGGTGCTGGTGCACGCCAGGGCGCTGCTGCGCAACACCACTCCGCAGGGTGTGACCGCCTATGTCGACGGTGACTATCACGAGCCCGAGTTGATCCTGGAGGACGCCCGCAACGTCCTGGACTTCACCCGGCCGATCGCCGTGATGTTCATGGGCGTCCTCGGTTATGTGGAGGACTTCGCGGTGATGCGCTCCATCGTCTCGCGCGTCATGGATGCCGTGCCCTCCGGCAGCTACCTGGTGCTCTGGGACGGGACCGACACGGGCGAGGCGGTCAACGAGGGCAGTGAGAAGCTCGCGGAGAGCGGAGCCGTGCCGTACTACCTGCGTCGGCTCGACCAGCTGGCCGAGTGCTTCGCGGATATGGAGCTGGTCGAGCCGGGGTTGGCGCCCATCACACGCTGGCGGCCCGACACCGACGACTCGCCCTGGATCGACGCGCACGGGGCTGTGGCGCGCAAGCCGTAG